In a single window of the Streptomyces sp. NBC_00094 genome:
- a CDS encoding sec-independent translocase produces the protein MFSDIGALELVALVVLAVLVFGPDKLPKVIQDVSRFVRKVRDFSDSAKEDIRSELGPEFKDFEFEDLNPKTFLRKQLDGNEDLKELKELRGTFDLKKEIDEVADAVHGREPQPSAVNGSANGSSGGGTPELLKKQDKPDTGERPPYDSDAT, from the coding sequence GTGTTCAGCGACATAGGCGCACTCGAGCTGGTGGCCCTCGTGGTCCTCGCCGTGCTCGTCTTCGGGCCGGACAAGCTCCCGAAGGTGATCCAGGACGTCTCGCGTTTCGTCCGGAAGGTCCGTGACTTCTCGGACAGCGCGAAGGAGGACATCCGCAGCGAGCTGGGACCGGAGTTCAAGGACTTCGAGTTCGAGGACCTCAACCCCAAGACGTTCCTCCGCAAGCAGCTGGACGGGAACGAGGACCTCAAGGAGCTCAAGGAGCTGCGGGGCACGTTCGACCTCAAGAAGGAGATCGACGAGGTCGCCGACGCGGTCCACGGCCGCGAGCCCCAGCCCTCGGCCGTCAACGGCTCCGCCAACGGCAGCTCCGGCGGCGGCACCCCCGAGCTCCTCAAGAAGCAGGACAAGCCGGACACCGGCGAGCGCCCTCCGTACGACTCCGACGCGACCTGA
- a CDS encoding Mrp/NBP35 family ATP-binding protein, protein MAMEDAVREALATVNDPEINKPITELGMVKSVEIEPDGRVAVTVYLTVSGCPMRDTITQRVTEAVSRVEGVTAVDVTLDVMSDEQRKELAAALRGTGAEREVPFAKPGSLTRVYAVASGKGGVGKSSVTVNLAAAMAADGLKVGVVDADIYGHSVPRMLGADGRPTQVENMIMPPSAHGVKVISIGMFTPGNAPVVWRGPMLHRALQQFLADVYWGDLDVLLLDLPPGTGDIAISVAQLVPNAEILVVTTPQQAAAEVAERAGSIAVQTHQKIVGVVENMAGLPCPHCDEMVDVFGTGGGQRVADGLTRTTGATVPVLGSIPIDVRLREGGDEGKPVVLSDPDSPAGAALRAIAGKLGGRARGLSGMSLGITPRNKF, encoded by the coding sequence ATGGCTATGGAAGACGCGGTGCGCGAAGCACTGGCGACGGTGAACGACCCCGAGATCAACAAGCCCATCACTGAGCTCGGCATGGTCAAGTCGGTGGAGATCGAACCGGACGGCAGGGTCGCCGTCACGGTCTACCTGACCGTCTCCGGCTGCCCGATGCGCGACACCATCACGCAGCGCGTGACCGAGGCCGTGTCCCGGGTCGAGGGCGTCACCGCCGTCGACGTCACGCTGGACGTGATGAGCGACGAGCAGCGCAAGGAGCTGGCTGCGGCGCTGCGCGGGACCGGCGCGGAGCGCGAGGTGCCGTTCGCGAAGCCGGGCTCGCTGACCCGGGTGTACGCGGTCGCCTCCGGCAAGGGCGGTGTCGGCAAGTCGTCCGTGACCGTGAACCTGGCCGCGGCGATGGCCGCGGACGGTCTGAAGGTCGGCGTCGTCGACGCCGACATCTACGGCCACAGCGTGCCGCGGATGCTGGGCGCGGACGGCCGTCCGACCCAGGTCGAGAACATGATCATGCCGCCGTCGGCGCACGGCGTGAAGGTCATCTCCATCGGCATGTTCACCCCGGGCAACGCCCCGGTGGTGTGGCGCGGCCCGATGCTGCACCGCGCCCTCCAGCAGTTCCTCGCGGACGTGTACTGGGGTGACCTCGACGTCCTCCTGCTCGACCTGCCCCCGGGCACCGGCGACATCGCGATCTCGGTGGCGCAGCTCGTCCCGAACGCGGAGATCCTGGTCGTCACCACCCCGCAGCAGGCGGCGGCCGAGGTCGCCGAGCGCGCCGGCTCGATCGCGGTGCAGACGCACCAGAAGATCGTCGGTGTCGTCGAGAACATGGCGGGCCTGCCGTGTCCGCACTGCGACGAGATGGTCGACGTGTTCGGCACGGGCGGCGGCCAGCGGGTCGCGGACGGTCTGACGCGGACCACGGGCGCGACGGTCCCCGTCCTCGGCTCGATCCCGATCGACGTCCGCCTGCGCGAGGGCGGCGACGAGGGCAAGCCGGTCGTCCTGTCCGACCCGGACTCCCCGGCGGGCGCGGCGCTCCGCGCGATCGCGGGCAAGCTGGGCGGCCGGGCACGCGGCCTCTCGGGCATGAGCCTGGGCATCACCCCGCGCAACAAGTTCTGA
- a CDS encoding DUF1003 domain-containing protein, producing the protein MAAERTQERERDRDRDRDRPMARIRLDLPRERRARLLPEYDPEAFGRMSERIARFLGTGRFLVWMTLTIIVWVMWNIFAPASLKFDEYPFIFLTLALSLQASYAAPLILLAQNRQDDRDRVNLEQDRKQNERSIADTEYLTREIAALRMGLGEVATRDWIRSEIQDLMKELEERRDLFPSADGHGSDVPDR; encoded by the coding sequence ATGGCCGCTGAGCGGACGCAGGAGCGGGAACGGGACAGGGATCGCGACCGGGACCGGCCGATGGCCCGCATCCGGCTCGACCTGCCGCGCGAGCGCCGGGCCAGGCTGCTGCCGGAGTACGACCCCGAGGCGTTCGGACGGATGTCGGAGCGGATCGCGCGGTTCCTGGGGACGGGGCGCTTCCTCGTCTGGATGACCCTGACGATCATCGTCTGGGTCATGTGGAACATCTTCGCCCCGGCGTCGCTGAAGTTCGACGAGTACCCGTTCATCTTCCTGACGCTCGCCCTGTCCCTGCAGGCCTCGTACGCGGCCCCGCTGATCCTGCTCGCGCAGAACCGCCAGGACGACCGGGACCGGGTCAACCTCGAGCAGGACCGGAAGCAGAACGAGCGGTCGATCGCGGACACCGAATACCTGACCCGGGAGATCGCGGCGCTCCGCATGGGCCTGGGCGAAGTCGCGACGCGCGACTGGATCCGCTCCGAGATCCAGGACCTGATGAAGGAGCTGGAGGAGCGGCGGGATCTATTCCCTTCCGCCGACGGTCACGGAAGTGACGTACCCGACCGTTGA
- a CDS encoding CBS domain-containing protein, whose translation MAAGAPRIFVSHLAGVPVFDPVGDQVGRVSDLVAMLRVGRRPPRLLGMVVEVLSRRRVFVPMTRITGVESGQVITTGVVNMRRFEQRPTERLVLGELLDRRVRLVESDGREGEEVTVLDIAIQQLPARRDWEIDKVFVRKGKGGVLSRKGETLTVEWSAVTGFSLEEEGQGAESLVATFEKLRPADLANVLHHLSPKRRAEVAAALDDDRLADVLEELPEDDQVEILGKLKEERAADVLEAMDPDDAADLLSELPEEDQERLLTLMRPDDAADVRRLLAYEERTAGGLMTTEPIVLRPDATVADALARVRQQDLSPALAAQVYVCRPPDETPTGKYLGTVHFQRLLRDPPFTLVSSLVDSDLPPLGPDTPLPAVTSYLAAYNMVAAPVVDEGGSLLGAVTVDDVLDHLLPEDWRETEFHDEEGTPHGR comes from the coding sequence ATGGCGGCAGGCGCCCCCCGGATCTTCGTCTCCCACCTGGCGGGAGTCCCCGTCTTCGACCCCGTCGGCGACCAGGTCGGCCGGGTCAGCGACCTCGTGGCCATGCTCCGGGTGGGCCGCAGGCCGCCCCGGCTCCTCGGCATGGTCGTGGAGGTGCTGAGCCGCCGCCGGGTCTTCGTCCCCATGACCCGCATCACGGGCGTCGAGTCCGGCCAGGTCATCACCACGGGCGTGGTCAACATGCGCCGCTTCGAACAGCGCCCCACCGAGCGGCTCGTGCTCGGCGAGCTCCTCGACCGGCGCGTCCGGCTCGTGGAGAGCGACGGGCGGGAGGGCGAGGAGGTCACCGTCCTCGACATCGCCATCCAGCAGCTGCCCGCCCGCCGCGACTGGGAGATCGACAAGGTCTTCGTCCGCAAGGGGAAGGGCGGGGTGCTGAGCCGCAAGGGCGAGACGCTGACCGTCGAGTGGTCTGCCGTCACCGGCTTCTCCCTGGAGGAGGAGGGGCAGGGCGCGGAGAGCCTGGTCGCCACCTTCGAGAAGCTGCGCCCCGCCGACCTCGCCAACGTCCTGCACCACCTCTCCCCCAAGCGGCGCGCCGAGGTCGCCGCGGCCCTCGACGACGACCGGCTCGCCGACGTCCTCGAAGAGCTGCCGGAGGACGACCAGGTCGAGATCCTCGGCAAGCTGAAGGAGGAGCGCGCCGCCGACGTCCTGGAGGCGATGGACCCGGACGACGCGGCCGACCTGCTGTCCGAGCTGCCGGAGGAGGACCAGGAGCGGCTGCTGACGCTGATGCGGCCGGACGACGCCGCCGACGTACGCCGGCTGCTGGCGTACGAGGAGCGCACGGCGGGCGGTCTGATGACGACCGAGCCGATCGTGCTGCGGCCGGACGCCACCGTCGCGGACGCACTGGCCCGGGTGCGCCAGCAGGACCTGTCGCCGGCGCTCGCCGCGCAGGTGTACGTGTGCCGGCCGCCGGACGAGACGCCGACCGGGAAGTACCTGGGCACGGTCCACTTCCAGCGGCTGCTGCGGGACCCGCCGTTCACGCTGGTCAGCTCGCTCGTCGACAGCGACCTGCCGCCGCTCGGCCCGGACACCCCGCTGCCCGCCGTCACCAGCTATCTCGCCGCGTACAACATGGTCGCCGCGCCCGTCGTCGACGAGGGGGGTTCGCTGCTCGGCGCGGTCACCGTCGACGACGTGCTCGACCACCTGCTGCCGGAGGACTGGCGGGAGACCGAGTTCCACGACGAGGAGGGGACCCCGCATGGCCGCTGA
- a CDS encoding magnesium and cobalt transport protein CorA gives MSMIRDLRAAVRPSLRPSLRKTPTTYTSYDPTRDHSASSAVVDCAVYRDGRRVDDRDCLTPRGAMSQVRESGGFAWIGLHEPTEAEFAGIAAEFGLHPLAVEDAVHAHQRPKLERYDDTLFTVFKTIHYVEHAALTATSEVVETGEVMCFTGPDFVITVRHGGQGSLRNLRHRLQGEPELLAKGPSAVLHAIADHVVDGYIAVADAVELDIDQLEIDVFSPAAKGSTRGTDTGRIYQLKREVLEFKRAVTPLLRPLALLSERPMRLVDPDIQKYFRDVADHLARVQEQVVGFDELLNSILQANLAQATVAQNEDMRKITSWAAIVAVPTAVCGVYGMNFDHMPELHWKYGYPMVLTGIIAVCFTIHRTLKRNGWL, from the coding sequence ATGTCGATGATCCGTGACCTGCGCGCCGCCGTCCGTCCGAGCCTGCGGCCCAGCCTGCGCAAGACCCCGACCACGTACACCTCGTACGACCCCACCCGCGACCACTCGGCCTCCAGCGCCGTCGTCGACTGCGCCGTCTACCGCGACGGGCGCCGGGTCGACGACCGCGACTGCCTCACGCCCCGCGGGGCGATGAGTCAGGTGCGGGAGAGCGGCGGCTTCGCCTGGATCGGGCTCCACGAGCCGACCGAAGCCGAATTCGCCGGTATCGCCGCCGAGTTCGGGCTCCACCCGCTCGCCGTCGAGGACGCCGTCCACGCCCACCAGCGACCCAAGCTGGAGCGGTACGACGACACCCTCTTCACCGTCTTCAAGACGATCCACTACGTCGAGCACGCCGCGCTCACCGCGACCAGCGAGGTCGTCGAGACCGGCGAGGTCATGTGCTTCACCGGCCCCGACTTCGTCATCACCGTCCGGCACGGCGGCCAGGGCTCCCTGCGCAACCTCCGCCACCGCCTCCAGGGCGAGCCGGAACTCCTCGCCAAGGGCCCCTCGGCCGTCCTCCACGCCATCGCCGACCACGTCGTCGACGGCTACATCGCGGTCGCCGACGCCGTCGAGCTGGACATCGACCAGCTGGAGATCGACGTCTTCTCGCCCGCCGCGAAAGGCTCCACGCGCGGTACGGACACGGGCCGGATCTACCAGCTCAAGCGTGAGGTACTGGAGTTCAAGCGGGCCGTCACCCCGCTCCTGCGCCCGCTGGCCCTGCTGAGCGAGCGCCCGATGCGGCTCGTCGACCCCGACATCCAGAAGTACTTCCGGGACGTCGCCGACCACCTCGCCCGCGTCCAGGAGCAGGTCGTCGGCTTCGACGAACTCCTCAACTCGATCCTCCAGGCCAACCTGGCGCAGGCGACCGTCGCGCAGAACGAGGACATGCGCAAGATCACCTCGTGGGCGGCGATCGTCGCCGTCCCCACGGCGGTCTGCGGCGTGTACGGCATGAACTTCGACCACATGCCCGAGCTGCACTGGAAGTACGGCTACCCGATGGTGCTCACCGGCATCATCGCGGTCTGCTTCACCATCCACCGCACGCTCAAGCGCAACGGCTGGCTGTAG
- a CDS encoding suppressor of fused domain protein, producing the protein MGEVLALVEARLRTALGEPDARAAVTFLGTERIEVLRFVDGDVVRYATLGMSASPMADPTAALADPVKGPRAELVLTVRAGLADTDKVLRPLAVLASTPQVEGVIVAPGASLDVGEPLWTGAPFSSVLVAESGGLVEDLELDEPMDPVRFLPLLPMTSNEAAWKRVHGAQALEERWLARGTDLRDPLRRSVNLD; encoded by the coding sequence ATGGGAGAAGTTCTTGCTCTGGTCGAGGCCCGGCTGCGGACGGCGCTCGGTGAACCGGACGCGCGGGCCGCGGTGACGTTTCTCGGTACCGAGCGGATCGAGGTGCTCCGCTTCGTCGACGGCGACGTCGTGCGGTACGCGACCCTCGGCATGTCCGCCTCGCCGATGGCCGACCCGACCGCCGCCCTCGCGGACCCCGTGAAGGGCCCGCGCGCGGAGCTCGTCCTCACCGTACGGGCCGGCCTCGCCGACACCGACAAGGTGCTGCGCCCGCTCGCCGTGCTCGCCTCCACCCCTCAGGTCGAGGGTGTGATCGTCGCCCCCGGCGCCTCGCTCGACGTGGGCGAGCCCCTCTGGACCGGCGCCCCCTTCAGCTCGGTCCTCGTCGCCGAGTCCGGCGGCCTGGTGGAGGACCTGGAGCTCGACGAGCCGATGGACCCGGTCCGCTTCCTGCCGCTGCTCCCCATGACCTCGAACGAGGCCGCGTGGAAGCGGGTGCACGGGGCGCAGGCCCTGGAGGAGCGCTGGCTGGCGCGGGGGACGGATCTGCGCGATCCGCTGCGCAGGTCCGTGAACCTGGACTGA